In Colias croceus chromosome 21, ilColCroc2.1, the DNA window CAACTTCTGTATACCAAAAGGTAGTTCAAAGTTCTTCCACAATATCTGCCTAACTAGACATCGACACAGGTGCTTTAATTCTACCGGCTGTAACCCACACCTCGACGAAGGAACCAAATGATCGTTTAATATATCCCCATACTTTTCCAACACAATCTTTCTCTGGTAATTATAATCTTCAGGCAATTCCAATCGCTTTGCTGCATCCTTATCAACTGTCAAATTTAAATGAGGCACCGCTCTCAACGTTAGTTTAAGACATGTGACTAATTCGTATGgatattttctattgtattCATTGAGCCTATCCAAGATTGATTCTATAGGGTTGGATGAAACATGGTCCGCAGTGATTCTAGCCCCAAACCTTAGCAGAATCATTAGCATTTCTGCAGCTCCCATTTGAATTACAACTCGTACTGGGGAGGCTTTTCCACAACTTTCTAGAGGAACATCTATGAAGCGATACGTCTTGTCGTCATCCCGGAATTCTAGATTGGCGTTTGTCGCGTGGTCTAGGAAGAATACTAAAGCGTGGACATTTTCCTCTCTGTCCACGAAGTCTGATTTCCAGCCAGCTAAGAAGAATGGTGCTGATGTTCCAAATATGGCGCCTGAAAAttgttttgatgttattttatacggaattttaatggaatataaaatgtatttgacaTTTGTCTGAATTTATAGACGCTGAAACTCAACATAGACGGTCactatgtaaaaaaattaaaatacttgaaaatcatatataaataattggttTACCTAGAAATATCCTTTCAAAAGTTCGTTCACAAGCATATAATTCATCCAAGAGTGAAGCAACGACGCCATTATCCTGCAGGCTCCAATCAAACGCGAGTTTCATTGCAATGTACAGGAGATTGTGGTACTTTCCCATGAGGCAAACATCGCCATTATTTGCTTTGCAGTTGTTGTGGTACCGAAGCGTTGAGTTGACGAAATTCTTGCATGTTGTATTATCAGATTTGTTTTGccctgtaaaataaatattgttaatttcgAATAATTTGATTTAGTCACATATTTTACGCATATTAATGTATTGCAttgagaaaaatattatgtacacagTAGGTACCGTCTACACCGTCTACTTAAATCTTaatacgtaatattataacaatatttcaaTCTGTTGAAATTTGTTTGTACCTAACCTACAATGcgtaaataacataattcaaTTTCCCAAAAAGTACTAATTAGTAATACACCATTTTTTCGTCTGTTTTTGTACGAAGGCAACGCAAGCGTAATAAAGTGGCACTTCtacaaatacaatacaagAAGTTACTTTCACactatcaaattaaaattaagtttcaCAAAAAATGTGGTTTTTAACTTCACACCAAAGCATGGTCAGAAAACGGTGACAAATACatgcattttatattatatattaattattttattattgcctTTAACCAAACTCATAATTTTTCATCTTAGAATACTAAACTTTTTCTaggtatacttatatttaataaaattttccacTTTTGTTTGTCTTATTACCTGGATGGACTAACCATTATTTAAAACGATGGACAAGCGATAGCCTTGATTTATtccaataataaaaaccaaagtAATGCAAATGTTTGCATGCTGTGTCATTCCTAAATGGATGGGCCGTTTATAATGGGATTGACGTGTTGATTTTATCATTTAGAAACGCTTCGATAATTCTGGTTTTATGAACGTGACTCTGCACgatataatagtttatttgcatttttaatgCCATTTCTTAgattattttgcatttttattagcGTCTTTATTAACatgtgttttttaaatagacaGATACATTAAGCAACACcagtttcatttattattggTTGGTACTATTTAAATGTTTGCGCGTAACCAAGGCTTCCAAAAACTATACTTTTTACGAAAACTTAGGTATATAGGTACTCTGTAGTCATCGGAACATCACTAGCATTAAAAGCACATCACTATTGATAAATACTACACCTTTAGCACATCCAGCGATAACAGAATTAAAATACTGCACAAGTTCGCGCCGTTTGTATCTTTCATTCAGACAATCTCTCTCCATATTAATGAACACTTCGTCAAAATAGAAATCCATAAACGACTCCATTATCaccgaaaattttgtacaatTCAAACACTCATTGacttttaaaatgtcaaaaatGGCGCGAACATAAGACCTCCGTTTACGGCGACGTTTAAAAAAGTAGCTCGATCAGCGTCTGTTGGTCAAATAGTAGTAAAAATCCGATATATCCGCTTAACAGTGAAAACAAATAAGTGCATTTTAATCTCGTTACCGGTTTACTGACAGAAGCCATATAATAGTTTCCTATCGTAGTCGAGTGTGGTTTGGAGCGTATCCATAATTTTAGCGTTGATAATTAGTTCCAGATGATTAGGCaccaattttttaattacatctCTCCGAATGGGCTGATGGGACCATTAATCAATGATTTACGATAATAACATAACgagtatataaattactatCTATGATGTATCTTATTAAGTCTAATTGTGGGATAAAATGGCACTTCTGCACCTCTATGAGGCATTTCCTAGAGCCGTGGTGTTTCAGTGTTAAAGGcttatttaaacaatagttCGCAAGATCGAGTCAAAATGAGCttaaaaaattttcaatattttatctgCACAGTATCTTTAACATGTGCTTTAACACCACTGTTCAAATAACAGAGCCAAGCAACGTACAAAGAACTTAAAATGTCAAATGTTCTTTAGGATCTACTAGCCGGAATTTGGCCAGCTGATTACCTTTCCTTACACATATAATGATAAAAAGGTACCTACATAGAGTTAACAATGCAACGGTAACATATTTTAGTATGTGTTGAAGCTGCCAAGGTcaagaattaaaatttaacgtTAAAATTCTTATTGCGCAGGTAGATTTAAGATTCTGCCATTGGTCTGGAATGTTGATTCCGTTCAGCTCTTTTGTttgtataggtataatatctaggtgttatattatgtgcatcttttatttctttcgaTTTAAATGACTTGCTAAATTTAAACTATAGGCGTCAAATGTCAAAACGCAATATAGATAGCTGGATCACTATTCTCTGCAGAGTGATTTGCAGATTCATAATCAGAAGAAAAAGATCGTCTAGAACTGTGACAACTTTATAATgctctacaatttttttatatttttgccCTTGTACAATTTTGTTTGGAccattgttttttttctaccTACCATCGTAATTTCAGTAAGCTTGTTACCTTTTGCCCAgattgcctggaagagatcatttctaagtgataaggccgcctaataaactatacttttcttgttttgttttgtataaattagcAATAAGTTTCCCatgtatagttttattaaagagtaataaataaataaaataaaataaattacttatttggcaattttgttattaaaatgaatatgtaCAATTTGTTGTGCCCCATATACTTCATTTTGTTAAACATCAGGCATTATTCCTGTTTCTGCCAGGTACCATGATGTCCTGAAGCGGTATTAGTCCAGTCTGGAAAAATGACAGAGCTATAATATGCTCGTATTGTTCCATCACTTTCTCACACTGGATTACttaatactgctttaagatGGTAACCCCCagatattaaaactatttttatttccccAGCTACCTGATGCGTGAAGACAACTATGATGAGCAGTTCGAGCTGACCTATCGTGGCCACGTCTCCATGAAAGGAAAAGCGGTTCCCATGCAAACTTGGTTCCTGACCAGGAAGGCATAAGAATGTTCTGGAATCTCAATAGTTTTTGGTGTATTTGTATGGCCTCAAACCTGGTTACTAGGATGGTATAATTCTGGCAATCTCAATAGTTCTTGGTGTACTTATGGCCTATATAAGCCTAATTGGTGTTAGTTTTTGTGCCCTTGTAAGGTATTATAGTTTAGTATTATTGGTAACGAGTTCCCAAATTTCTTTGAAGATAgatgaaaaacatattttaattatggtTGACGGTTAAACGGTTTAtctgatatttataaaatgggATTGAAAAAACGAAGGGAATAGAAACATTGAGGGAgtggttttaaaataaatgtatttttattttacaatatgcCTATCTATTTGCTGGTAATTTATTTcgcagataataataataattaaagtatcATTCCATTTGGCTCTAACTATTCTCATTCTCTCATAATCTGAAATAGGCCTATATTATTCCTTGTGTTATTTATTCCTTCTACACAATTATGATgtgaaaagtattttatatagtcaaatacataataatcaaattatatttaattacatgttgttagtaatgtatcgatgttttatttattcttgttACAATATAAGATTTTCTAAATAGCTCAGATTTTCGTATTCAAATTAGGGCaactatttattgtttttttatttctatttattgttattttaaagaaagcCTGTTGTATCTAGTCATTAGTggtaataagaaataatattgtgcACGTAGATTAGAAATCTgtcgaaatattatattgtgtccaaagtttaataaattgtacCAAATATTGAATGGTGTTTTATTGCGTTGATATTGACTATTGCTATCTCTATTAGCTGATTAGTGAATCCTTGATAGAGTTGTAAAGCCGGGATTTCTTATAATCTTGATTTTgtcacagaataataactagttttgtacaaatttaatatcaattgagtctataatattgaaaaaatattgactAAATTTTCCTCAAATATTTAGTAAAGAAATCCATTTTTCAGGACTAAAAACTAAGaactaaggctggttgcagagcttgaccgaccgtcagtgcgtaccgtctgtcctgacgatacgcatcaacaatgtgtatgactatgacactaatgcgcatgacaatacgcgtgcgtatggtcggtctagctatgaacggttttatgtatatttccatacatatgacaagcgcgactgacgtactcactgatggtcggtcaagctctgcaaccagcctaaaacGTCGATTATCTGTGATTATATTAATCTAACTAATGAATGAGTCAGAACTTTGAATTAAGAAAAAAGCGTTTCATCGTTCATTCGTTTCAACAAAAAAGATCGAACTTTGTCTAAGactaccttttttttttgggAGGAAATCTTCAAAAGATACTCTCTTTTGGGGGAAAAAAGAGAGCATGTGGGATTCTTACCCACTAAAACCTCCTCGACGGCCTAACCCAAAGCTTGGTAGCGGGGACTCCGGGATCTCTCGGTTTGTTCTTATAGTTCAAAATCGATTtcctatgataatatattttagtttatcaaatttaatttaaattgcacaagttttttaataaatacctacatacgcaaaaaatgtatatagaaacatatttttatagttttctaGAATGAGTAGAGACGACATTGCAAAGAAAAATTTAACTATTCGACTGTTTCCGTTTCTAAGGAAAAACGTTTACAAAAGTGCGTAAAATGAAGGCCTTGTCCTGTTCATCGGGTTCATTTTATTACCAAGACGCGGAATGTCGACTGACGACCTCTACCATCCGGCTGCGTTAGATAAATCGATTTAATTGCCGTTAAAATTGTCCTATAAAGACATTCTTACTGTACTGAAGTAAATCGTGTGTACCTACTATGTACTATTTATTGTGTTATGTTAATAGTTTTATCAATCCTATAATATTGTggtaaatgcgaaagtttgtgaggatggatgtacctatgtgtatgtatgtataattatgtttgtttgttactctttcaggcaaatactactgaaccgattacaatgaaatttagcaaaaaatagagggtaacttggattacctaacacataggataggttttttcccggaaatcccacgggaacgggaactatgagggttttttttaaaaagcaggcgaagcagcgggcagaaagctagtaatgacaataatttcaCTTGTACAGGGGGGATTGGAAACAAAATTTGACAGGTaagataatatgtattaggtaTACGTAGTACAATTTGGATGAATTTGTTTATAGACAATATCTACCTATGTAACATTGGAGTTAATcgaattgaaatttaatttcatgaaaaaagtcataaacaattttttaacaatcACTTACGTCATCtgtaagtaggtagttaaaataaaagccTAAAACATTGCAGTAACAATTCCAACAAAATAACAGCATCCTAAAATATTTTCGCATACAGTTTCTCGGTATCGTACGAGATCGACCAATAGCGATCGAGTATTTTTAAGACACCTGCTTGACCACTTTTGGGTTTTTCATACAAACATCTACCTGAGGTCAGTGTGTTGGTCATCTGCCAATTTTAAAGACGAGAAACGATATCGATTAGATATACATTGAAGATTTTGTACGCAACAATCTGTTGCTTCTCTTAAATCTGTTGTTATAAGAAGCAATGGATTGTATCGATAGCAATAATGTTCATATTGGTACGTTTGAAATGTGCTTTGTTACAAGGCTTTTGGGGAGATGATATCATTGGTTAAGAGGTTATAAATAtcttattgtataaattattaatttaaaacgtaGGATATAAATTCTACACACAGTTTTACGTCACTCAGCCTTGTTGATTTATCGaagttgtttttaaattcttgGGAATTGCTtagtaaaaatgtttatgtagAAGGTACCTATCTACTTACAGAGTagattagtaaataatattagtattttaaaataggtatCCAAATTGATTATAAATGCACacacatcataatattttaactggaaggtaataactaataactaataatattgtacTAGGTGGTTGTAACTTGTAAATTGCTCTGGGCTGTGAAAGagaattaatataaaagtgaagtcccgtgagTCCCGTGACCCCACCTGGGGTAAGgagcagatgcattatgcgtacatctgtttcactgatcgattttctttagggataAGTaagtgatcagccttctgtgtcctgccagaccgagaaatttttttttttcttcgtctccaccgggaatcgaacccaggacccctcggttctacgctcacgcgtctaccactgtaccaaggaggcggtcaaaaaaaatataggtaggtacctaatcatattattttatgttgaaGGTATggaataattgtaaataaaacttttttacttgtaaatttttaataagatatCTAGGTATTagatttaattgataaaatatgtcaGTAATATCTCTTACCTATGTCCACTAGTTACCTTAGGTttggaaatattaaaatacagatTTCCTCACTTGACAGCACACATATAAAACTGATCAAtgctaaaaatatttcttataaatgCCAGaagtatgaatattttattggtgaACGTATACTATAGACCTATAGAGCCTTCGAGTCATTTGGTAAAGGCACCATTCAAAAAGAACCAAAGAAAAACAGAACAAGTTACcgcaaaaaaaattaactcgTGCGCATGTGAAGGCGACCGAGGTGGCAAtgcatttttgtaaatttcaaAACATCCTATATGCATCGCGCCGTtatctaatttaaatcttattaACTTGTAATAAAGTCTAGAATTTATCGAACGCAGTGACACATAAGACAGTTTGAAAAAAGAACGCGGCTCGATTCAAATCAACCGTCATCGTCGCTTAAACCGTTTTAGCATTTAGCCAGTCAGCTTTCGTCCGTCACCTGTGCAGGTTGTACGGTTGCGCGCACGCATCGCGATTCgctaatttgaattttat includes these proteins:
- the LOC123701199 gene encoding uncharacterized protein LOC123701199 isoform X1, with product MESFMDFYFDEVFINMERDCLNERYKRRELVQYFNSVIAGCAKGQNKSDNTTCKNFVNSTLRYHNNCKANNGDVCLMGKYHNLLYIAMKLAFDWSLQDNGVVASLLDELYACERTFERIFLGAIFGTSAPFFLAGWKSDFVDREENVHALVFFLDHATNANLEFRDDDKTYRFIDVPLESCGKASPVRVVIQMGAAEMLMILLRFGARITADHVSSNPIESILDRLNEYNRKYPYELVTCLKLTLRAVPHLNLTVDKDAAKRLELPEDYNYQRKIVLEKYGDILNDHLVPSSRCGLQPVELKHLCRCLVRQILWKNFELPFGIQKLPIPLSLKKYLDLFDD
- the LOC123701199 gene encoding uncharacterized protein LOC123701199 isoform X2 — protein: MENSRCLLYLQTGQNKSDNTTCKNFVNSTLRYHNNCKANNGDVCLMGKYHNLLYIAMKLAFDWSLQDNGVVASLLDELYACERTFERIFLGAIFGTSAPFFLAGWKSDFVDREENVHALVFFLDHATNANLEFRDDDKTYRFIDVPLESCGKASPVRVVIQMGAAEMLMILLRFGARITADHVSSNPIESILDRLNEYNRKYPYELVTCLKLTLRAVPHLNLTVDKDAAKRLELPEDYNYQRKIVLEKYGDILNDHLVPSSRCGLQPVELKHLCRCLVRQILWKNFELPFGIQKLPIPLSLKKYLDLFDD